One genomic segment of Labeo rohita strain BAU-BD-2019 chromosome 14, IGBB_LRoh.1.0, whole genome shotgun sequence includes these proteins:
- the pin4 gene encoding peptidyl-prolyl cis-trans isomerase NIMA-interacting 4 produces MPPKGKGGKGAKGAAASGSGDSDKKEKAQKGGTAVKVRHILCEKHGKCMEAMEKLKSGMRFSEVATQYSEDKARQGGDLGWMTRGSMVGPFQDAAFALPISTMDKPVYTDPPVKTKFGYHIIMVEGKK; encoded by the exons ATGCCACCAAAAGGAAAAGGTGGCAAAGGTGCAAAAG GGGCTGCTGCTTCAGGCAGTGGAGACAGTGATAAGAAGGAGAAGGCTCAGAAAGGAGGGACAGCTGTGAAG GTTCGGCATATTCTGTGTGAAAAGCATGGCAAGTGCATGGAAGCAATGGAGAAGCTGAAGTCTGGCATGCGCTTCAGTGAAGTGGCAACACAATACAGTGAAGACAAAGCCAGACAAGGA GGTGACCTTGGCTGGATGACAAGAGGATCAATGGTGGGACCATTTCAGGATGCAGCGTTCGCACTACCCATCAGCACAATGGACAAACCTGTATACACTGATCCTCCTGTGAAAACAAAGTTTGGTTACCACATCATCATGGTTGAAGGCAAAAAGTAA
- the acsl4a gene encoding long-chain-fatty-acid--CoA ligase 4 — MDLSTVLLFPVHAVVWLYSLVSFLPWYFLTGAQQKKALAKRLKSKSTTGQADGPYRSLDRFDSLVTEDFAGKDTLDKLFDYAVERFGKFDCLGTREVLSEENETQPSGKVFKKLILGKYKWISYEEMDIQVSQFGSGLAALGQQPKSTIAIFCETRAEWMITAQACFRRNFPLVTFYATLGEEAVTYGLNECGVTHLVTSVELLETKLKSVLPQIPNLKHIIYVDRKGISAAGYPQGIQIHSMHSVQELGAKPENLSRPIVKPIPSDLAVIMYTSGSTGRPKGVMIIHSNLIGGMAGQCERIPGLGPTDTYIAYLPLAHVLEMTAEISCVTYGCRIGYSSPQTLSDQSTKIKKGSKGDCTVLKPSLMAAVPEIMDRINKNVMSKVQEMSCVQRTLFKLAYDYKLEQIKNGYDAPLCNILFKKVRALLGGNVRMMLSGGAPLSPATQRFMNICFCCPVGQGYGLTETCGAGTITEVADYSTGRVGAPLICCEVKLKDWAEGGYTKRDKPHPRGEILIGGPNVTMGYYRSEACNNEDFFVDENGQRWFCTGDIGEMHPDGCLQIVDRKKDLVKLQAGEYVSLGKVESALKNCSLIDNICAYANSDQNYVISFIVPNQKKLTALANQKGIEGTWEEICNQPVMEREVLREITEVATSIKLQRFEIPVMVHLSPEPWTPETGLVTDAFKLKRKELKNHYLNDIERMYGHK, encoded by the exons ATGGACCTGAGTACCGTTCTCTTGTTCCCAGTACATGCAGTAGTGTGGCTGTACTCGCTCGTGAGTTTTCTACCATGGTACTTCCTGACTGGAGCTCAGCAAAAGAAAGCCCTGGCAAAGAGGCTCAAATCCAAGTCAACCACCGGTCAGGCAGATGGGCCGTATCGTTCCCTGGATCGCTTTGACTCTCTCGTCACGGAGGATTTCGCTGGAAAAGACACCCTTGATAAGCTGTTCGACTATGCGGTGGAGCGTTTCGGTAAATTCGACTGCCTGGGAACCAGAGAAGTTCTGAGTGAAGAAAATGAGACTCAGCCGAGTGGGAAGGTCTTCAAAAAG TTAATTCTGGGAAAGTATAAATGGATATCCTATGAGGAGATGGACATTCAGGTCAGTCAGTTTGGGAGCGGACTGGCAGCACTAGGCCAACAGCCAAAAAGTACCATTGCGATTTTCTGTGAGACACGGGCAGAGTGGATGATTACGGCTCAGGCCTGCTTCAGACGCAATTTCCCAT TGGTCACGTTTTATGCAACTCTAGGAGAGGAGGCAGTGACTTACGGGTTAAACGAGTGTGGAGTTACACACCTGGTCACCAGCGTGGAACTGCTGGAAACCAAACTGAAG AGTGTTCTCCCTCAAATTCCAAATCTGAAGCACATCATCTACGTGGATAGGAAGGGCATCAGCGCAGCAGGATATCCACAGGGCATCCAGATCCACAGCATGCACTCTGTGCAAGAGCTGGGCGCCAAGCCAGAAAACT TGAGCAGACCCATAGTGAAGCCCATCCCGTCAGACCTCGCTGTTATTATGTACACCAGCGGCTCCACCGGCAGACCTAAAGGGGTGATGATCATTCACAGTAACCTGATCGGGGGCATGGCGGGACAGTGTGAGAGGATACCAGGATTGGG ACCAACAGATACGTATATTGCCTATCTTCCACTTGCTCATGTGCTGGAAATGACGGCTGAGATCTCCTGCGTGACATACGGGTGCAGGATCGGCTATTCCTCACCACAAACACTTTCTGATCAG TCAACCAAAATTAAGAAGGGAAGTAAAGGGGACTGTACGGTGCTGAAACCTTCTCTAATGGCCGCCGTACCT GAAATAATGGACCGAATCAATAAGAACGTCATGAGTAAAGTGCAGGAGATGAGCTGTGTACAGAGAACACTGTTCAAACTGGCCTACGACTACAAGCTCGAGCAGATCAAGAATGGTTATGATGCACCTCTGTGCAATAT CTTGTTTAAGAAAGTCAGAGCTCTGCTGGGTGGAAACGTACGGATGATGTTGTCCGGAGGAGCTCCTCTGTCTCCAGCCACTCAGCGCTTCATGAACATCTGCTTCTGCTGTCCTGTTGGTCAGGGTTATGGTCTTACTGAGACCTGTGGAGCGGGAACTATAACTGAGG TTGCTGACTATAGCACAGGACGAGTTGGAGCTCCACTGATCTGCTGTGAGGTCAAACTcaaagactgggcagaag GTGGCTATACAAAGCGTGACAAGCCTCATCCACGTGGTGAGATCCTCATCGGAGGCCCTAATGTGACCATGGGCTACTACAGGAGTGAAGCCTGTAACAATGAGGACTTCTTTGTGGATGAGAATGGTCAGCGGTGGTTCTGCACTGGTGATATCGGAGAGATGCACCCTGACGGCTGTCTTCAGATTGTCG ATCGCAAGAAGGATCTTGTGAAACTTCAAGCTGGGGAGTATGTCTCTTTAGGCAAAGTTGAGTCAGCTCTGAAGAACTGCTCTCTCATTGACAACATCTGCGCTTACGCAAACAG TGACCAGAACTACGTTATCAGCTTCATTGTTCCTAATCAGAAGAAGCTGACAGCTCTCGCCAATCAGAAGGGCATTGAGGGCACATGGGAAGAGATTTGCAACCAACCAGTTATGGAAAGGGAAGTTCTGAGAGAAATTACAGAAGTTGCAACATCAA TTAAACTCCAGCGCTTTGAGATACCAGTTATGGTCCATCTGAGTCCAGAGCCCTGGACCCCCGAAACGGGCCTGGTGACGGACGCGTTCAAACTGAAGAGGAAGGAACTAAAGAACCACTATCTCAACGACATCGAAAGAATGTATGGCCACAAGTAG
- the nxt2 gene encoding NTF2-related export protein 2 — MASTVDFRTLVDQSCRYSDEFVNIYYDCMDKRRRNLTRLYLDKATLVWNGNAVTGHDALSEFFESLPSSEFQVQTLDCQPVHEQATQGQMTLLVVTAGSVKFDGNKQRFFNQNFLLTAQASPNSDQPVWKIASDCFRFQDWAN; from the exons ATGGCTTCAACAGTG GACTTCAGGACTCTAGTTGATCAGTCATGCAGATACTCGGATGAATTCGTCAATATCTATTATGACTGTATGGACAAGAGAAGAAGG AATTTGACGAGGCTGTATCTGGACAAAGCAACGCTGGTGTGGAATGGCAATGCTGTCACAGGTCATGATGCTCTCAGCGAGTTCTTCGAGTCTCTTCCTTCCAGTGAGTTTCAAGTGCAGACTCTTGACTGCCAACCTGTGCATG AGCAAGCAACTCAAGGCCAGATGACTTTGTTGGTGGTTACAGCTGGCTCAGTGAAATTTGACGGAAACAAACAGAGATTCTTCAACCAGAATTTCTTATTAACAGCCCAAGCCTCTCCAAACAGTGACCAGCCGGTATGGAAGATCGCAAGCGACTGTTTCCGATTTCAGGACTGGGCGAACTAA
- the psmd10 gene encoding 26S proteasome non-ATPase regulatory subunit 10 yields MEGRVSNVEICNLAYTGKFEELKKCVLSDSSLAAKTDQDSRTALHWACSAGHVDIVQFLLDLGVEVDLKDDASWTPLHIAASAGREEIVRSLISKGAQLNAVNQNGCTPLHYAASKNRYEIAQILLENGADPNATDKLESTPLHRASAKGNYRLIQLLLKESASTNIQDSEGNTPLHLACDEERTEAAKLLVEHGASIYIENKEKMTPLQVAKGALGSVLKRIVEG; encoded by the exons ATGGAGGGAAGAGTATCAAATGTAGAAATCTGTAATTTGGCTTATACAGGTAAATTTGAAGAACTTAAAAAATGCGTGTTGTCTGACAGCTCACTAGCGGCGAAAACAGACCAG GACAGCAGGACTGCTCTGCACTGGGCTTGTTCAGCTGGTCATGTGGATATCGTGCAGTTCCTATTGGATCTTGGAGTTGAAGTGGATCTCAAAGATGAT GCAAGCTGGACTCCTCTGCATATAGCAGCATCTGCTGGGAGAGAAGAAATTGTCAGATCCTTAATATCCAAAGGGGCTCAGTTGAATGCTGTGAACCAGAATGGTTGCACCCCACTACACTACGCGGCATCGAAAAACCGATATGag atAGCCCAGATTTTGCTGGAAAACGGTGCAGATCCTAATGCAACAGATAAACTGGAATCCACACCTCTACACAGAGCATCTGCAAAGGGCAACTACCGACTCATTCAGCTTCTTTTGAAAGAGAGCGCTTCTACCAATATTCAAGACTCGGAAGGAAACACACCACT TCATCTTGCGTGTGACGAGGAGCGAACAGAGGCTGCAAAACTCCTTGTGGAACATGGTGCCAGCATCTACATTGAGAACAAGGAAAAGATGACGCCTCTACAAGTGGCTAAAGGTGCCTTGGGATCTGTGTTGAAACGGATCGTAGAGGGTTGA